The Setaria italica strain Yugu1 chromosome IX, Setaria_italica_v2.0, whole genome shotgun sequence genome has a window encoding:
- the LOC111258439 gene encoding uncharacterized protein LOC111258439 — protein MAAPLPTTATLSPDMSAASPWASSLPEDLVRLVASRLLAGDLLDYVRFRAVCAPWRSSTASPRGRGVVDPRFHPRRWMMLSEGGGLYPGHPKLQGYVRFFNLDTGAFVRVHMPLFEDHCVLDSFNGLLVLQRDDDTAIRLLHPFTGDILDLPPLKTLLPQMHEVFPHLSSRKKLPYLRSISTAATFADDGVVTVMLALRTTRRVAVATSQDHQWTMSTWNYVINFAPFPYQSKIYVVYNLEFDHSAKIFQIDTPLPGEVLQPPKLIVKCTADKLRVPVFLVECDSEVLVIGHSKDLASKLLVYKLADLVMENTISNSSSNRGSASSSISGGSSSIGDRGSVGNSIGDNELYPGEVDPQAATKAGAAAASLLVEVVQAVQVAPVQSPQQLATPQAEIGAPATLGTSIVPFQQSSAEQPTEEQDAPNNSLFSFAVTLSDDEEVASRQVTLSSITDDVRAKLESIRILLQQDIG, from the exons ATGGCCGCACCTTTGCCAACGACGGCAACACTCTCCCCCGATATGTCTGCGGCGTCCCCCTGGGCGTCGTCTCTGCCGGAGGATCTGGTTCGCCTGGTAGCGTCGCGCTTGCTTGCCGGCGATCTGCTGGATTACGTCCGCTTCCGCGCCGTTTGTGCCCCATGGCGATCCAGCACGGCctccccgcgcggccgcggggtCGTCGACCCACGCTTCCACCCGCGCCGCTGGATGATGCTTTCCGAGGGCGGCGGCCTCTACCCCGGCCACCCAAAGCTGCAGGGCTACGTCCGCTTCTTCAACCTCGACACGGGAGCCTTCGTCCGCGTCCACATGCCGCTGTTCGAGGACCACTGCGTTCTAGATTCTTTCAACGGCCTCCTCGTCCTGCAGCGGGACGACGACACCGCCATCCGCCTGCTCCACCCTTTCACCGGCGACATTCTTGACCTGCCACCACTCAAGACTCTCCTCCCGCAGATGCACGAGGTATTCCCACATTTATCCTCGCGAAAGAAGCTTCCGTATCTCAGATCCATCTCTACTGCTGCTACCTTCGCTGATGATGGTGTCGTCACCGTGATGCTTGCGCTCCGTACGACACGTCGTGTGGCCGTTGCTACCTCACAGGATCACCAATGGACTATGTCCACCTGGAACTATGTCATAAATTTTGCACCCTTCCCGTACCAGAGCAAGATTTACGTGGTGTATAATCTGGAGTTTGATCATTCAGCAAAGATTTTCCAAATAGACACACCCTTACCAGGTGAAGTGCTACAGCCACCGAAGCTGATCGTCAAGTGTACTGCAGATAAACTACGTGTGCCTGTCTTCTTGGTGGAGTGCGACTCGGAGGTCCTGGTGATAGGCCATAGTAAGGATCTCGCTTCCAAATTGCTAGTTTACAAGCTCGCAGATCTTGTCATGGAAAA CACCATCAGCAACTCCTCCAGCAACAGAGGCTCCGCCAGCAGCTCcatcagcggcggcagcagctccattGGCGACAGAGGCTCCGTCGGCAACTCCATCGGCGACAATGagctttatcccggag aagttgaccccCAGGCTGCTACAAAAgctggagcggccgctgcatcattgCTAGTAGAAGTTGTTCAG GCCGTGCAAGTTGCTCCAGTGCAATCTCCGCAGCAATTAGCCACACCCCAAGCAGAAATCGGAGCGCCA gctaccctGGGCACATCAATTGTACCCTTCCAACAATCATCGGCCGAGCAACCCACAGAG GAACAAGATGCCCCCaataacagtctcttctctttcgcggtcacACTTtccgatgatgaggaggttgcttcCCGTCAAGTCACACTGAGCTCAATCACCGacgacgtccgtgccaagcttgagagcatacggatCCTCCTCCAACAAGATATCGGCTGA
- the LOC101779186 gene encoding protein synthesis inhibitor II has protein sequence MGATRVVLAIVVLVLNVAAGSGAGEEEWYEPCSTASFHLDTHGYMSVFGTMKTWIFDHRDKDPIDLAEYENPKLTVQDLKNKPLHWFIPLLMGEGTESTNLAFRSDNLYLSGFTNRKGEWFSFQVDEDHEYVIPGSTVLGFKSNYASLVGGGPGTGHEPWEFLVDLDISRAEILSAIAVLSEYDPSTTPDHVIKLALARLTVAFMEAQRFPFIRQRMYELWENGGPGTLGWRGAKLVVHWSDISCALRIWDTRADKARWDSREAEGLKKEPPVGLGIATPEQALAEIWPILISQCTE, from the exons ATGGGTGCCACGAGAGTTGTTTTGGCTATTGTGGTGCTTGTACTCAACGTAGCAGCAGGATCGggagcaggagaagaaga GTGGTACGAGCCATGTTCGACCGCAAGTTTCCATCTTGATACCCACGGGTACATGTCGGTCTTCGGGACAATGAAGACTTGGATCTTTGACCACCGCGACAAGGACCCGATCGATTTAGCGGAATACGAGAACCCAAAGCTCACTGTTCAAGACCTCAAGAACAAGCCTCTTCACTGGTTCATACCTCTCCTAATGGGCGAGGGGACTGAAAGCACCAATTTAGCTTTTCGAAGCGATAATTTGTATTTATCTGGCTTCACCAACCGGAAAGGTGAGTGGTTCAGTTTCCAAGTAGATGAGGATCATGAGTACGTGATTCCGGGGTCGACAGTTTTAGGCTTTAAAAGTAACTACGCAAGCCTCGTTGGAGGTGGGCCGGGGACGGGTCATGAACCTTGGGAGTTTTTAGTAGATTTAGATATAAGTAGAGCTGAAATCTTAAGCGCGATAGCTGTCTTGAGTGAGTACGACCCAAGCACAACGCCTGACCACGTGATCAAGTTAGCATTAGCGAGGCTAACAGTAGCGTTCATGGAAGCTCAAAGGTTTCCATTTATCAGGCAAAGGATGTATGAGTTGTGGGAGAATGGTGGTCCAGGCACGCTCGGCTGGCGGGGAGCCAAACTTGTTGTGCATTGGAGTGACATATCGTGTGCCCTTCGAATTTGGGACACGAGAGCCGACAAGGCCAGATGGGACAGTCGCGAAGCAGAAGGGTTGAAGAAGGAACCTCCCGTCGGCCTCGGCATCGCTACCCCCGAACAAGCGCTGGCCGAGATTTGGCCGATTCTTATCAGCCAGTGCACCGAGTAG